In Heyndrickxia vini, the sequence TTTAAGTGTTTTAGTTACGAATCAAAAACCATCCTATCAGATTCAACAGCGCGATGGGGAAAAGCTTCCATACTACTCCAAATTAAAACAAAACAAAGAATATCCTATTTCTGTATTAGTAGATGAGGGAAGTGCATCAGCTTCCGAGATCCTTGCTGGTGCATTAAAGGAAGCTGAAGGATATACATTGATTGGCGAAAAGACATTTGGAAAAGGAACCGTTCAGCAGGCTGTTCCAATGGGGGATGGAAGCACGATTAAGCTAACCATGTTTAAATGGCTCACCCCTAATGGAAATTGGATTCACCATAAAGGAATTGAGCCAAATATTGAAATTAAGCAACCTGATTATTTTTATATCCATCCATTAGAAGTAGAAAAAACAATGACTGTTGATATGAATAATGAACAAATAAAAATCGCACAGCAAATGCTTGATGGACTTGGATATGCTACTGGAAGGGCTGATGGATATTATGATGAACAAACCGAAAATGCGGTAAAAGCATTTCAGAACGAAGCGGGGCTTCCGGCAACAGGAGAAATTGATCCAAAAACAGCCCAATCGTTAGAAGAAGAAATTACTTTAGCTGTAAAAAATGAAAAAAACGACCTGCAGCTGCAAGTTGCACTTAAAAGCTTTAAGAAGTAAGGAACAGAACACTGTTCCTTATTTTTTTTTGCCAATACTTGATAGGTTTTATTTGCACAATCTGATAAAATAGAAATAATAGATAGTTTTGTAGGCAGGTGGTGAAAAAGTATGACTCAAATGTGGATAATGGAAATATTAAAAGGGATTGGGAAGATGTTTCTACATCCAATTTTCTACTATTCTATTATTTTCGCTGTCATTTCGGGTATTGTTCGAGTGAAAAGGGAACGAAGTGATTTTCATATAAGAGTGAATGAACCGCTGCAAGAATTACGTTTTTTATTTCCTGCAGGAATAGTCATCGGGTTCATCCTTTCTATTATTACAATAGGAAGTGGGTTAACAATTTCTTACTCCATCGTTGCCGTATTAGCGATTATAACCATTGTGCTTACGCTTTTAGGAAATTTCCGCTTTTTATCACCGGCATTTACGCTTGGAATTTCATTTGTTTTGCTATTTTTAGCGAAACAATTAAATTGGAATCTTCCTATCATTTCAGAACATCCATCTGATAATAGTTTACACGGTTTTATTGTATTGCTAGGGTTATTGTTAATTAGTGAAGGCATACAAATGATACGAAATGGTTCAAAGAAATTTTCGCCAATCCTCCGAAATAGTAGAAGAGGTTTAGTTGTAGGTGCCCATCAGGTCAAACGAATATGGCTAATCCCTGTATTTTGTTTTCTGCCAATTGGTTCATTAACGGCACCTTTCGAATGGTGGCCGACTTTTGACTTTGGGACAAGCTCGTATTCTTTCATTCTTGTACCGTTTGCTGTAGGATTTCAACAGCAAATTCAAAGTACTTTGCCTCAATTAGCGGTAAAACGGATTGGGAAACAGGTAATCGCATTAGGAATGGTTATCTCAGCCATTGCTATATCAGGAATGTGGGTGCCGATTCTATCAATAGTCGCAGTGATCATCGCAATCGTTGGCAGAGGGTGGATATCTTATCGACATCGTGTCCGTGAAAACGCGGCGCCATATTATTTTACACCACGAAAAAATGGGCTTATCGTTTTAGCCGTTATCCCTCATTCTCCCGCTGAAAAATTAGGGCTCCAAACAGGAGAGATTATTTATAAATGCAACGGGCAACTCACTGGAAATAATAAAGAGTTTTATAAAGCCCTTCAAAAAAATCGTGCGTACTGCAAATTAGAAGTTCTTAATTCTGAAGGAGAAGTCCGCTTTGTACAAGGGGCACTATTTGAAGGAGATCACCATGAACTCGGTATATTAACAGTAGAAGATAGGAAGAAATGGAACGGGAATGAAGCTTCTTAATTTTTAAATTGATAACCTTTTGAAAAAGGATAGGAAAAAACAACTTAAGAATACCCAAAAACCCTGATTTAATAAATCGGGGTTTTTGTTAATCCTAACGCATAATTATTTCATCGTTATTCTTGACTTAACTTAACGAATAACTTTCTACATGTTTTTCGAGTTTTGTAATCGAATTTACGTGGAATTTTTTATCTTTATAAACGATTAATCCTTCGCTTACACATTGAGCTATTGAACGATTTAAACTTCTAATTGGAGCACAGACCTCACTAGATAATATTTGTTTCGT encodes:
- a CDS encoding PDZ domain-containing protein is translated as MTQMWIMEILKGIGKMFLHPIFYYSIIFAVISGIVRVKRERSDFHIRVNEPLQELRFLFPAGIVIGFILSIITIGSGLTISYSIVAVLAIITIVLTLLGNFRFLSPAFTLGISFVLLFLAKQLNWNLPIISEHPSDNSLHGFIVLLGLLLISEGIQMIRNGSKKFSPILRNSRRGLVVGAHQVKRIWLIPVFCFLPIGSLTAPFEWWPTFDFGTSSYSFILVPFAVGFQQQIQSTLPQLAVKRIGKQVIALGMVISAIAISGMWVPILSIVAVIIAIVGRGWISYRHRVRENAAPYYFTPRKNGLIVLAVIPHSPAEKLGLQTGEIIYKCNGQLTGNNKEFYKALQKNRAYCKLEVLNSEGEVRFVQGALFEGDHHELGILTVEDRKKWNGNEAS